The following coding sequences lie in one Cupriavidus sp. WKF15 genomic window:
- a CDS encoding choline dehydrogenase: MSQSVDYIVVGAGSAGCVLANRLSEDGKHTVCLLEAGPPDSYPWIHIPIGYGKTMFHKEVNWGFYTDPDPNMLDRRIYWPRGRTLGGSSAINGLIYVRGQREDYDRWEAQGNPGWSWDDCLPYFRKLENNDRGAGPTRGTEGPLNATSIDRPHPLVDAFIGAGQALGVPRKVDFNSGDQEGVGYYQLTTRKGWRCSTAVAYLRPARSRPNLRVETGAHTTAILFEGKRAVGVRYVKDGQPFIVRATREVVLCAGALQSPQLLQLSGVGPAPLLQEMGIPVVHALPGVGENLQDHLQIRLIYEVARPITTNDQLRSLWGKARMGLEWLLRRRGPLAVGINQGAMFCRVLPQESATPDTQFHFATLSADMAGGSVHPFSGCTYSVCQLRPESRGAVRIRSTDPFEAPSIQPNYLSTDLDRRSAIAAVRFARKVAQTEPMRALMKREFRPGDDVRTDDEILHFCREYGATIFHPSGTAKMGPGSDPQAVVDARLRVHGVAGLRVVDCSVMPTLVSGNTNVPVVMMAERAADFIREDAQKERTSATVAGIAPVALAA, encoded by the coding sequence ATGTCGCAGAGCGTTGACTACATCGTCGTGGGTGCCGGCTCGGCCGGCTGCGTGCTTGCCAACCGGCTCAGCGAGGACGGCAAGCACACAGTCTGCCTGCTGGAGGCAGGGCCGCCCGACAGCTATCCGTGGATCCACATCCCGATCGGCTATGGCAAGACAATGTTCCACAAGGAGGTGAACTGGGGCTTCTACACCGATCCGGACCCCAATATGCTCGACCGGCGCATCTACTGGCCCCGGGGCCGCACGCTCGGCGGCAGCAGCGCCATCAATGGACTGATCTATGTGCGCGGCCAGCGCGAGGACTACGACCGCTGGGAGGCCCAGGGCAATCCGGGATGGAGTTGGGACGACTGCCTGCCGTACTTCCGCAAGCTCGAGAATAACGACCGTGGCGCGGGGCCGACGCGCGGCACCGAAGGGCCACTCAATGCAACCTCGATCGACCGGCCGCATCCGCTGGTGGATGCATTTATCGGCGCCGGGCAGGCGCTCGGGGTACCGCGCAAGGTTGACTTCAACAGCGGTGACCAGGAGGGCGTGGGCTACTACCAACTGACCACGCGCAAGGGCTGGCGTTGCTCGACGGCGGTGGCGTACCTGCGGCCGGCACGTTCGCGGCCGAACCTGCGCGTCGAGACGGGCGCGCATACCACCGCCATCCTGTTTGAAGGCAAGCGCGCCGTGGGCGTGCGCTACGTGAAGGACGGCCAGCCGTTCATCGTGCGTGCCACGCGCGAGGTGGTGCTGTGCGCGGGCGCGCTGCAGTCGCCGCAACTGCTGCAGTTGTCCGGCGTCGGGCCGGCGCCGCTGTTGCAAGAGATGGGCATCCCCGTGGTGCACGCGTTGCCGGGCGTCGGCGAGAACCTGCAGGACCATCTGCAGATCCGGCTGATCTATGAAGTGGCGCGGCCCATCACGACCAACGACCAGTTGCGCTCGCTATGGGGCAAGGCGCGCATGGGGCTGGAATGGCTGCTGCGCCGCAGGGGGCCGCTGGCGGTCGGCATCAACCAGGGCGCCATGTTCTGCCGCGTGCTGCCGCAGGAGAGCGCCACGCCGGATACGCAGTTCCACTTCGCCACCCTGTCCGCGGACATGGCGGGTGGCAGCGTCCATCCGTTTTCGGGCTGCACCTATTCGGTGTGCCAGTTGCGGCCCGAGTCGCGCGGCGCGGTGCGCATCCGCTCGACCGATCCGTTCGAGGCGCCGTCGATCCAGCCCAATTACCTGTCGACCGACCTGGATCGCCGCAGTGCCATCGCTGCCGTCAGGTTCGCGCGCAAGGTCGCGCAGACCGAGCCGATGCGCGCCCTGATGAAGCGCGAGTTCCGCCCCGGCGACGACGTGCGCACCGATGACGAAATCCTGCACTTCTGCCGCGAGTACGGCGCCACGATCTTCCATCCGTCAGGCACGGCAAAGATGGGACCGGGCAGCGATCCGCAGGCGGTGGTGGATGCGCGGCTGCGCGTGCATGGCGTGGCGGGCCTGCGCGTGGTTGATTGCTCGGTGATGCCGACACTGGTGTCGGGCAACACCAACGTGCCCGTCGTGATGATGGCCGAACGCGCGGCGGACTTCATTCGGGAAGACGCGCAGAAGGAGCGGACCAGTGCAACCGTGGCGGGTATCGCGCCGGTGGCGCTGGCTGCATGA
- a CDS encoding TIGR00730 family Rossman fold protein, which produces MDSKLTGAAAGGASTAPLADPDVSDISGDTVQPPPEAASEHAAAVARAADAAAAGNPAQPAADGAASRANPRKMIPSLRALADEDRATAKKARASWQMFTIMAEFIEATEYLSEIRPAVSIYGSARLREDSPYYQRTIEIARLFSDAGFAVISGGGPGIMEAANKGAHAGKSASVGLNIELPHEQQGNPYQDIAMRFRHFFTRKVTFVKNSDAFIVMPGGFGTLDELAEVLTLVQTGKSRSVPVVMFGSRFWKGLLDWFRFTLLPMGLIAEHDLDLMKIVDEPHEVLEAVYEYYEQRGGDKPIPPKEEMFYL; this is translated from the coding sequence ATGGACTCTAAATTGACTGGTGCTGCAGCAGGCGGTGCTTCGACCGCCCCCCTTGCCGACCCGGATGTTTCCGATATCTCCGGCGATACCGTACAACCCCCGCCGGAAGCTGCTTCCGAACACGCGGCTGCGGTCGCCCGCGCGGCCGATGCCGCCGCCGCTGGCAACCCCGCGCAGCCGGCCGCGGATGGCGCCGCGTCGCGTGCCAATCCGCGCAAGATGATTCCCAGCCTGCGTGCGCTGGCCGACGAAGACCGCGCAACCGCGAAGAAGGCGCGCGCCTCGTGGCAAATGTTCACGATTATGGCAGAGTTCATCGAGGCCACCGAGTACCTGTCGGAGATCCGGCCGGCGGTCTCGATCTACGGCAGCGCGCGCCTGCGCGAGGACTCGCCTTACTACCAGCGCACCATCGAAATCGCGCGGCTGTTCTCGGATGCCGGCTTTGCGGTGATCTCCGGCGGCGGCCCCGGCATCATGGAAGCGGCCAACAAGGGCGCGCACGCCGGCAAGTCGGCCAGCGTCGGCCTGAATATCGAACTGCCGCACGAACAGCAGGGCAATCCGTACCAGGACATTGCCATGCGGTTCCGCCATTTCTTCACGCGCAAGGTCACCTTCGTCAAGAACTCCGATGCCTTCATCGTCATGCCGGGCGGTTTCGGCACGCTCGATGAACTCGCCGAGGTGCTGACGCTGGTACAGACCGGCAAGTCCCGTTCCGTGCCCGTGGTGATGTTCGGCAGCCGCTTCTGGAAGGGCCTGCTGGACTGGTTCCGCTTCACGCTGCTGCCGATGGGCCTGATTGCCGAGCACGACCTCGACCTGATGAAGATCGTCGACGAGCCGCATGAAGTGCTGGAAGCGGTCTATGAGTACTACGAGCAGCGCGGCGGCGACAAGCCGATTCCGCCCAAGGAAGAAATGTTCTACCTGTAA
- a CDS encoding homoserine kinase, with protein MAVFTTVSQDEIARWLLDYDLGEVRALRGIASGIENSNFFLTTEQDGRTHEYVLTIFERLTFDQLPYYLHLMAHLAARGITVPAPIPARDGEILRALKGKPATIVTRLPGASQLKPDAEHCAQVGDMLARMHVAGQDYPRSQPNLRSLPWWQQTEAEIVPFLDAQQRTLLQQEIAHQAAFFGSADYAAMQGGPCHCDLFRDNALFEEDGKGHHRLGGFFDFYFAGNDKWLFDLAVTVNDWCIDLATGELDNVRAQALVRAYHAVRPLTATEAAHWRDMLRAGALRFWVSRLWDFYLPREADMLQPHDPTHFERILRRRLAMTADAAALAWI; from the coding sequence ATGGCCGTATTCACCACGGTCTCGCAGGACGAGATCGCCCGCTGGCTGCTTGACTACGACCTTGGCGAAGTCCGCGCATTGCGCGGCATCGCCTCCGGCATCGAGAACAGCAACTTCTTTCTGACCACGGAGCAGGATGGCCGCACGCACGAGTACGTGCTGACCATCTTCGAGCGGCTCACGTTCGACCAGCTGCCCTATTACCTGCACCTGATGGCGCACCTGGCCGCGCGCGGCATCACCGTGCCCGCGCCGATCCCGGCGCGCGACGGCGAGATCCTGCGCGCGCTCAAGGGCAAGCCCGCGACCATCGTCACGCGCCTGCCGGGCGCGTCCCAGCTCAAGCCTGATGCCGAGCACTGCGCGCAGGTCGGCGACATGCTCGCGCGCATGCACGTGGCCGGCCAGGACTATCCGCGCAGCCAGCCCAACCTGCGCAGCCTGCCGTGGTGGCAACAGACCGAGGCGGAGATCGTGCCGTTCCTCGACGCGCAGCAACGCACGTTGCTGCAGCAGGAAATCGCGCACCAGGCGGCCTTCTTTGGCAGCGCCGACTATGCGGCCATGCAGGGCGGCCCGTGTCACTGCGACCTGTTCCGCGACAACGCGCTGTTCGAGGAAGACGGCAAGGGTCACCACCGCCTCGGCGGTTTCTTCGATTTCTATTTCGCCGGCAACGACAAGTGGCTGTTCGACCTGGCCGTGACCGTCAACGACTGGTGCATCGATCTGGCCACCGGCGAGCTGGACAATGTCCGGGCACAGGCACTGGTGCGGGCCTATCATGCGGTTCGGCCGCTCACCGCCACCGAAGCCGCGCACTGGCGCGACATGCTGCGCGCGGGCGCGCTGCGCTTCTGGGTATCGCGCCTGTGGGATTTCTACCTTCCGCGCGAAGCCGACATGCTCCAGCCGCATGACCCGACCCATTTCGAACGCATCCTGCGCCGGCGCCTTGCCATGACGGCCGACGCCGCCGCGCTCGCCTGGATCTGA
- the polA gene encoding DNA polymerase I, whose amino-acid sequence MSDSPKTLLLVDGSSYLYRAYHALPDLRNGEGLPTGAIYGMINMLRKLRNDYPAEYSACVFDAKGKTFRDELYPAYKEHRPSMPEDLARQIEPIHEAVRALGWPIVVVEGVEADDVIGTLARQAGEQGVRTVVSTGDKDLAQLVNDHVTLVNTMSGEVLDPPGVNNKFGVPPERIVDYLSLIGDAVDNVPGVPKVGPKTAVKWLTEHGTLDAIMANADSIKGVVGENLRNTLDWLPKARELVTVKTDCDLADAVADFHALREVGEDKEKLVAFFSRYGFKTWLRELTGESLPDARAQARARAAAAPAQGGLFDAPATPSASATEVAQAQDDTAPSEIRYEMVITDAGFEAWMQRIESAPLTAIDTETTSLDPMRAQLVGISLSVEPGEACYIPVGHRGPDVAGMDNHGQLSRDAVLARMRAWLEDESKPKLGQNIKYDMHVFANHGVTLRGIAQDTMLESYVLASHRNHGMDSLAERLLNLKTITYEEVCGKGASQIGFDQIDLARATEYAAEDADVTLRLHRKMFPEVQAAPGLRHVYDEIEIPVSVVLQKIERNGVLIDAERLAAQSADLGQRMLALEQAAYDAAGQPFNLGSPKQIGEILFNQMKLPVVKKTASGAPSTDEEVLQKLAEDYPLPKLLLDYRGLAKLKSTYTDKLPKMVNPHTGRVHTSYGQATAVTGRLASTDPNLQNIPVRTEEGRRIREAFIAPPGSVIVSADYSQIELRIMAHISGDENLLRAFANGEDIHRATAAEIFSVEREAVSSEQRRYAKVINFGLIYGMSAFGLASNLGIEREAAKHYIDRYFMRYPGVAQYMEDTRQTAREQGYVETVFGRRLWLPDINGGSGPRRQAAERAAINAPMQGTAADLIKLSMIAVQGWLERDRLQTRQIMQVHDELVLEVPQDELEVVKVRLPELMCSVAQLRVPLVAEVGTGANWEEAH is encoded by the coding sequence ATGTCGGATAGTCCAAAAACACTCTTGCTCGTCGATGGATCGAGCTATTTGTATCGCGCTTATCACGCGCTGCCGGACCTGAGGAATGGTGAGGGTCTGCCCACAGGGGCAATCTACGGCATGATCAACATGCTGCGCAAGCTGCGCAACGATTACCCGGCAGAGTATAGCGCCTGCGTGTTCGACGCCAAGGGCAAGACCTTCCGCGACGAACTGTATCCGGCGTACAAGGAGCACCGTCCGTCGATGCCGGAAGACCTGGCGCGCCAGATCGAGCCGATCCATGAAGCCGTGCGTGCGCTGGGCTGGCCCATCGTCGTGGTGGAAGGCGTCGAGGCCGACGACGTGATCGGCACCCTGGCCAGGCAGGCCGGCGAGCAGGGCGTGCGCACGGTGGTGTCCACCGGCGACAAGGACCTCGCGCAGCTCGTCAATGACCACGTCACGCTGGTCAATACCATGAGCGGCGAAGTGCTCGACCCGCCCGGCGTGAACAACAAGTTCGGCGTGCCGCCCGAGCGCATCGTCGACTATTTGTCGCTGATCGGCGACGCGGTCGACAACGTGCCCGGCGTGCCCAAGGTGGGACCCAAGACCGCGGTGAAATGGCTGACCGAACATGGCACGCTTGACGCCATCATGGCCAACGCCGACAGCATCAAGGGCGTGGTTGGCGAGAACCTGCGCAATACGCTCGACTGGCTGCCGAAGGCGCGCGAGCTGGTCACGGTCAAGACCGACTGCGACCTCGCCGATGCCGTGGCGGACTTCCATGCGCTCAGGGAAGTCGGCGAGGACAAGGAGAAGCTGGTGGCCTTCTTCTCGCGCTATGGCTTCAAGACCTGGCTGCGCGAGCTGACCGGCGAAAGCCTGCCCGATGCGCGCGCGCAGGCACGCGCCCGCGCCGCAGCCGCGCCCGCGCAGGGCGGCCTGTTCGATGCGCCGGCCACGCCTTCGGCGTCGGCCACTGAAGTGGCACAGGCGCAGGACGATACCGCGCCGAGCGAGATCCGCTACGAGATGGTGATCACCGACGCCGGCTTCGAAGCGTGGATGCAGCGCATCGAAAGCGCGCCGCTGACGGCGATCGACACCGAGACCACCTCGCTCGATCCGATGCGGGCGCAACTGGTCGGCATCTCGCTGTCCGTGGAGCCGGGCGAGGCCTGCTATATCCCGGTGGGACACCGCGGCCCGGATGTCGCCGGGATGGACAATCACGGCCAGCTTTCGCGCGATGCGGTGCTGGCGCGCATGCGTGCCTGGCTCGAGGACGAGAGCAAGCCCAAGCTCGGCCAGAACATCAAGTACGACATGCACGTATTTGCCAACCACGGCGTGACCTTGCGCGGCATCGCGCAGGACACCATGCTCGAGAGCTACGTGCTGGCCTCGCACCGCAACCACGGCATGGACAGCCTGGCCGAGCGCCTGCTGAACCTGAAGACCATCACCTACGAGGAGGTCTGCGGCAAGGGCGCGAGCCAGATCGGCTTCGACCAGATCGACCTCGCGCGCGCGACCGAGTACGCGGCCGAGGACGCCGACGTGACGCTGCGCCTGCACCGCAAGATGTTCCCCGAGGTGCAGGCCGCGCCGGGCCTGCGCCACGTGTACGACGAGATCGAGATCCCGGTGTCGGTGGTGCTGCAGAAGATCGAACGCAACGGCGTGCTGATCGATGCCGAGCGGCTCGCTGCGCAGAGCGCCGACCTGGGCCAGCGCATGCTCGCGCTCGAGCAGGCCGCGTACGACGCGGCGGGGCAGCCGTTCAACCTGGGCTCGCCCAAGCAGATCGGCGAGATCCTGTTCAACCAGATGAAGCTGCCGGTGGTCAAGAAGACCGCGAGCGGCGCGCCGTCGACCGACGAAGAGGTGCTGCAGAAGCTGGCCGAGGACTATCCGCTGCCCAAGCTGCTGCTCGACTACCGCGGCCTGGCCAAGCTCAAGTCCACCTATACGGACAAGCTGCCGAAGATGGTCAACCCGCACACCGGCCGCGTGCATACCAGCTACGGGCAGGCGACCGCGGTGACAGGCCGGCTGGCGTCGACGGACCCGAACCTGCAGAACATCCCCGTGCGCACGGAGGAAGGGCGGCGCATCCGCGAAGCGTTCATCGCGCCGCCGGGCAGCGTGATCGTGTCGGCCGACTACTCGCAGATCGAGTTGCGCATCATGGCCCATATCTCGGGCGACGAGAACCTGCTGCGCGCGTTCGCCAATGGCGAGGACATCCACCGCGCCACCGCGGCGGAGATCTTCAGCGTGGAGCGCGAGGCCGTCAGCAGCGAGCAGCGCCGCTATGCCAAGGTGATCAACTTCGGCCTGATCTACGGCATGAGCGCGTTCGGGCTGGCCAGCAACCTTGGCATCGAGCGCGAGGCGGCCAAGCACTATATCGACCGCTACTTCATGCGCTACCCGGGCGTCGCGCAGTATATGGAGGACACGCGCCAGACCGCGCGCGAACAGGGCTACGTCGAGACTGTGTTCGGCCGGCGCCTGTGGCTGCCGGACATCAACGGCGGCAGCGGCCCGCGCCGCCAGGCGGCCGAGCGCGCGGCCATCAACGCGCCCATGCAGGGCACCGCGGCAGACCTGATCAAGTTGTCGATGATCGCGGTGCAGGGCTGGCTGGAGCGCGACCGGTTGCAGACGCGCCAGATCATGCAGGTGCATGATGAACTGGTGCTCGAAGTGCCGCAGGACGAACTGGAAGTGGTCAAGGTCAGGCTGCCCGAACTGATGTGTTCGGTGGCGCAGTTGCGTGTGCCGCTGGTTGCGGAAGTCGGCACCGGCGCGAACTGGGAAGAAGCGCACTGA
- a CDS encoding BPSS1780 family membrane protein, which yields MQLLEVPAKEGYVWFRQGIWLFRKNPLAFLMLLFIYLIAAQLAIVVPLIGIIALLVVTPGLSVGIMTACREVIQNKRVLPTVLLAGFRTNGKEATRNLLVLGGIYAALVFLLSLIAGALVDMSALLPILLKEETLTAEAVRQLYYALLIGALLYTPIAMMFWFAPLLAAWHGVPPVKAMFFSWTACWRNRGAFFTYVLLFAVLLVAIPFFLETLFSAFGAETVLSFLVTPYSLLMLAILYCSFYATYRGCFNIVPAEEATPT from the coding sequence ATGCAACTACTGGAAGTCCCCGCCAAGGAAGGCTACGTCTGGTTCCGCCAGGGCATCTGGCTGTTCCGCAAGAATCCGCTTGCGTTCCTGATGCTGCTGTTCATCTACCTGATCGCGGCGCAACTGGCCATCGTGGTGCCGCTGATCGGCATCATCGCGCTGCTGGTAGTGACGCCCGGCCTGTCGGTCGGCATCATGACGGCCTGCCGCGAAGTCATCCAGAACAAGCGCGTGCTGCCCACCGTGCTGCTAGCCGGATTCCGCACCAACGGCAAGGAAGCCACGCGCAACCTGCTGGTGCTGGGCGGGATCTATGCCGCGCTGGTGTTCTTGCTGAGCCTGATCGCGGGCGCGCTGGTGGACATGAGCGCGCTGCTGCCGATCCTGCTGAAGGAAGAGACGCTGACGGCCGAGGCCGTGCGTCAGCTCTACTACGCACTGCTGATCGGCGCGCTGCTCTACACGCCGATCGCCATGATGTTCTGGTTCGCCCCGCTGCTCGCCGCCTGGCATGGCGTGCCCCCCGTCAAGGCGATGTTCTTCAGCTGGACCGCGTGCTGGCGCAACCGCGGAGCCTTCTTCACCTACGTGCTGCTGTTTGCCGTGCTGCTGGTGGCGATCCCGTTCTTCCTGGAAACCCTCTTCAGCGCGTTCGGCGCCGAGACCGTGCTGTCGTTCCTGGTCACGCCGTATTCGCTGCTGATGCTCGCCATCCTGTACTGCTCGTTCTATGCGACCTACCGCGGCTGCTTCAATATCGTCCCTGCGGAAGAGGCTACGCCGACCTGA
- a CDS encoding IclR family transcriptional regulator, whose amino-acid sequence MSNHSNAAAVRAFRILEILSTAEGPLSLAAIVQEIGLPKQTVHRLLKQLESTWLVSRTAGSRYYECSSRVRQFAVNVLMQAGPAAARHAILQQLVDKVGETCNLTMLSGDDVVYLDRVETQWPLRMHLQPGSRVPLHCSASGKLLLAFLPCAQRERLIASLPLRAQSANTITDIDVLRSELAETRRRRLGVNNQENLQGMIAVAVPVMLNRNRACAAIAVQAPLARMSMERLYEFVPDLRGAAEQMGRTFCE is encoded by the coding sequence ATGAGCAATCACTCGAACGCCGCCGCGGTGCGCGCCTTCCGCATTCTCGAGATACTGTCGACGGCAGAGGGGCCGCTGTCGCTGGCGGCGATCGTGCAGGAGATCGGGCTGCCGAAGCAGACCGTGCACCGACTGCTCAAGCAGCTCGAAAGCACGTGGCTGGTGTCGCGCACCGCCGGCAGCCGGTACTACGAGTGCTCGTCACGTGTGCGGCAGTTCGCGGTCAATGTGCTGATGCAGGCCGGGCCGGCGGCCGCGCGCCACGCGATCCTGCAGCAGCTCGTCGACAAGGTCGGCGAAACCTGCAACCTGACCATGCTGTCCGGCGACGATGTGGTCTATCTCGATCGCGTGGAAACGCAATGGCCGCTGCGGATGCACCTGCAGCCGGGGTCGCGCGTGCCCTTGCATTGCTCGGCCAGCGGCAAGCTGCTGCTGGCGTTCCTGCCCTGCGCGCAGCGCGAGAGGCTGATTGCCAGCCTGCCGCTGCGGGCGCAGTCGGCGAACACCATCACGGATATCGACGTACTGCGCTCAGAGCTCGCGGAGACCCGCCGTCGCCGGCTGGGCGTCAATAACCAGGAAAACCTGCAGGGGATGATCGCCGTGGCGGTGCCGGTCATGCTCAACCGCAATCGGGCTTGCGCCGCGATTGCCGTGCAGGCGCCGCTGGCGCGGATGTCTATGGAGCGGTTGTATGAATTCGTGCCGGATCTGAGAGGGGCGGCGGAGCAGATGGGGAGGACGTTTTGTGAGTGA
- a CDS encoding IclR family transcriptional regulator: MKQNVAFPFQKCSAAEGEPADDEARALRVLVVLESLACAQHPQTLSQLTQRLRVPKATLMRLLGAMERAGFVTQLPPERGFVPGPRAVGLALQTLKSPPVLRECRAILGSVVAALGETCNLTALHGDQVLYIERVETHEPLRLQLSPGVHVPLHCTASGKLFLSAMNRLEQQRTLKYLPLTANTPRTISDPLLLEAELERVRSRGIGVDNEEFVRGMCAVAVPVREPAAAGGGDGSGRVVAAIACHAPTARKPLEALMRAAPVLERAAREMGSVLCE, from the coding sequence ATGAAACAGAACGTGGCATTTCCGTTTCAGAAGTGCAGTGCAGCAGAGGGAGAACCCGCAGACGACGAGGCCCGCGCGCTGCGCGTGCTGGTGGTGCTGGAAAGCCTGGCGTGTGCGCAGCACCCCCAGACGCTGTCGCAGCTCACCCAGCGCCTGCGCGTGCCGAAGGCCACGCTGATGCGGCTGCTCGGCGCCATGGAACGCGCCGGCTTTGTCACCCAGTTGCCGCCCGAGCGCGGCTTCGTTCCCGGCCCGCGCGCCGTAGGGCTGGCGCTGCAGACGCTCAAGAGCCCGCCGGTGCTGCGCGAATGCCGCGCCATCCTTGGCTCCGTGGTCGCCGCGCTTGGCGAGACCTGCAACCTCACGGCACTGCATGGCGACCAGGTGCTCTATATCGAGCGGGTGGAAACCCATGAACCGCTGCGGCTGCAGCTCTCGCCTGGCGTGCATGTACCGTTGCATTGCACGGCGAGCGGGAAGCTGTTCCTGTCGGCGATGAACCGGCTGGAGCAACAGCGGACGCTCAAGTACCTGCCTCTTACGGCCAACACACCGCGGACGATCTCCGACCCCTTGCTGCTCGAAGCCGAGCTCGAGCGCGTGCGCTCACGCGGAATTGGCGTGGATAACGAGGAGTTCGTGCGGGGGATGTGTGCGGTGGCCGTGCCAGTGCGGGAGCCGGCAGCCGCCGGCGGCGGCGACGGCTCGGGGCGTGTCGTCGCGGCGATCGCGTGCCATGCGCCTACGGCGCGCAAGCCGCTCGAGGCATTGATGCGGGCGGCACCCGTGTTGGAGAGGGCGGCCCGGGAGATGGGAAGCGTTCTATGTGAGTGA
- a CDS encoding MFS transporter, translating to MTGTNERAVRKVVAASLIGATIEWYDFFLYGVVAGIVFNKLYFPASDPLVATMLAYTTFAVGFVTRPLGGVIFGHFGDRIGRKSMLVITLMIMGVSTFLIGLVPTYDSIGIWAPVLLLLLRVLQGIGLGGEWGGAVLMAYEYAPPGRKGFYASLPQIGLSIGLCLASGVVALLSLTLTDAQFLAWGWRVAFLVSAAMVFVGMYIRLNVKETPEFAAVKQRNAETRIPFVDMIQRYPGNILKGMGARYIDGVFFNIFGVFSIGYLTQTLQLSRTQALIGVMAAAIVMCVFIPFFGSLSDRIGRTRVYFWGSLLTAFSSFPAFWLMLNSGHSTLLVWVSIVVPFGILYAAVYGPEAALFCELFDAKVRYTGISFVYQFSGIFASGITPIIATALLKTGGGQPWQICAYVAFAGVVSALSAAWIGRDARVGASRQQDGVLTTWP from the coding sequence ATGACAGGTACCAACGAACGCGCCGTCCGCAAGGTCGTGGCGGCGTCATTGATCGGCGCCACCATTGAGTGGTATGACTTCTTCCTCTACGGCGTTGTCGCCGGCATCGTCTTCAACAAGCTCTACTTTCCAGCAAGCGATCCGCTGGTCGCCACCATGCTGGCCTACACCACGTTCGCCGTTGGCTTCGTCACGCGCCCGCTCGGCGGCGTGATCTTCGGCCACTTCGGTGACCGCATCGGGCGCAAGAGCATGCTGGTGATCACGCTGATGATCATGGGTGTCTCGACGTTCCTGATCGGGCTGGTGCCGACTTACGACAGCATCGGCATCTGGGCGCCGGTCCTGCTGTTGCTGCTACGCGTGCTGCAGGGCATCGGCCTGGGTGGCGAATGGGGTGGGGCGGTGCTGATGGCCTACGAGTACGCGCCCCCGGGCCGGAAGGGCTTCTATGCCTCGCTGCCGCAGATCGGCCTGTCGATCGGCCTGTGCCTGGCATCGGGCGTGGTGGCGCTACTGTCGCTGACGCTGACCGATGCGCAGTTCCTGGCCTGGGGCTGGCGCGTGGCCTTCCTGGTCTCGGCGGCGATGGTGTTCGTCGGCATGTATATCCGCCTGAACGTCAAGGAAACGCCGGAGTTCGCCGCAGTCAAGCAGCGCAATGCCGAGACCCGTATTCCGTTCGTCGACATGATCCAGCGCTATCCCGGCAACATCCTCAAGGGCATGGGCGCGCGCTACATCGACGGCGTGTTCTTCAATATCTTCGGGGTGTTCTCGATCGGCTACCTGACCCAGACCCTGCAGCTTTCGCGCACGCAGGCACTGATCGGCGTGATGGCGGCGGCGATCGTGATGTGCGTGTTCATCCCGTTCTTCGGCAGCCTGTCCGATCGCATCGGCCGCACGCGCGTGTACTTCTGGGGGTCGCTGCTGACCGCGTTTTCCTCGTTCCCGGCGTTCTGGCTCATGCTCAACAGCGGGCACAGCACGCTGCTGGTGTGGGTGTCGATCGTGGTGCCGTTCGGCATTCTCTATGCCGCGGTGTACGGTCCGGAAGCGGCGCTGTTCTGCGAGCTGTTCGACGCGAAGGTCCGCTACACGGGGATCTCGTTCGTCTACCAGTTCTCGGGCATCTTCGCCTCGGGGATCACGCCGATCATTGCGACGGCGCTGCTCAAGACCGGCGGGGGCCAGCCGTGGCAGATCTGCGCCTACGTGGCTTTCGCGGGGGTGGTGTCGGCGTTGTCGGCGGCCTGGATCGGCCGGGATGCGCGTGTTGGCGCGTCGCGCCAGCAGGACGGGGTGTTGACGACCTGGCCGTGA